The Streptomyces sp. NBC_01463 DNA window TCCTGACCTGAAGGAGCCCGCACCTGCCGCCCCCTTCGCGCCCCGCCGCGGCCCCTGTCTTTCTTCCCTTGTCTTTCCCCGAACCGGGCGTGGAGTACGGATTACGGTCCCGTACTCCACGCCCTTTCACGTTCGCGGATGTCCGGGGCGCCCGCTTCCGTCCTCAAACGCCGGACGGGCTGGGGTTGCCCGAAGCCGGCCCTTCCCGGTTCCGGACCCCCACCCTGAGGGTTCCGTCCTCAAACGCCGGACGGGCTGGGGTTGCCAGGGCGGGCGCACATCCGAGCCCGTCCGGCGATTGAGGACGCCCTCACCTCGGCACACCCTGACGCACAACGACCCGGCCCCCGCCCCCCGTTGAACGGGAGACGGGGGCCGGGGCCGTGGGCCCGGGGGGTCAGGCCGACGTGAACGGGCGGATCGCCGTCGGGGCGTGGGACGGGTCCGAGGCGATGTCCTCGAACTCGTTGACCGACGCGATGTCCGAACCGCTCATCGAGATGTTCGTGACCCGCTCCAGGATCGCCTCGACCACCACCGGCACCCGGAACTCCGCCGCCAGCTTCTTGGCCTCCTCGAAGGCCGGCAGCAGCTGGTCCGGCTCGGTGACCCGGATCGCCTTGCAGCCCAGGCCCTCGACGACCTTGACGTGGTCCACGCCGTAGACGCCCAGCTCCGGGGAGTTGATGTTCTCGAACTCCAGGTTGACCTGGAAGTCGATGTCGAAGTTGCGCTGCGCCTGGCGGATCAGCCCCAGGTAGGAGTTGTTCACCAGGACGTGCACGTACGGGATGCGGTGCTGCGCACCGACCGCGAGCTCCTCCAGCATGAACTGGAAGTCGTAGTCACCGGACAGGGCGACGACCGAGCCCTCGGGGTCGGCCGTGGCGACACCCAGCGCGGCCGGGATGGTCCAGCCGAGCGGGCCCGCCTGACCGGCGTTGATCCAGTGGCGCGGCCGGTAGACGTGCAGCATCTGCGCGCCCGCGATCTGGGAGAGGCCGATCGTGGTGACGTAGCGGGTCTCCGGGCCGAACGCCCGGTTCATCTCCTCGTACACCCGCTGCGGCTTCAGCGGCACGTTGTCGAAGTGCGTACGGCGCTGGAGCTTCGCCTTGCGCTCCTGCGCGGACGCGGCCCACTGCGAGCGGTCCTTCAGCTTGCCGGCGTCCTTCAGCTCGCGCGCCACCTCGACGAACAGCTCCAGCGCGGCCTTGGCGTCGGAGGCGATGCCGAGGTCGGGGGCGAAGATCTTGCCCAGCTGTGTGGGCTCGATGTCGACGTGGACGAACTTACGGCCCTGGGTGTAGACGTCGAGCTTGCCGGTGTGACGGTTGGCCCAGCGGTTGCCGATGCCGAGGACGAAGTCGGACTCCAGGAACGTCGCGTTGCCGTAGCGGTGCGAGGTCTGCAGGCCCACCATGCCGGCGTTCAGCTCGTGGTCGTCGGCGATGATGCCCCAGCCCATCAGGGTCGGGACGACCGGGACGCCGGTCAGCTCGGCGAACTCCACCAGGAGGTCCGAGGCGTCGGCGTTGAGGATGCCGCCGCCCGCGACCAGCAGCGGCCGCTCGGAGGCGTTCAGCATCTCCACGGCGCGTTCGATCTGCTTGCGGCTCGCGGCGGGCTTGTGCACCGGCAGCGGCTCGTACAGCTCCGGGTCGAACTCGATCTCGGTGAGCTGCACGTCGATCGGCAGGTCGATGAGGACCGGGCCGGGACGGCCGGTGCGCATCAGGTGGAAGGCCTGCTGGAAG harbors:
- the gcl gene encoding glyoxylate carboligase — its product is MTAARAAVEILKREGVSNAFGVPGAAINPFYAALKAAGGVHHTLARHVEGASHMAEGYTRATPGNIGVCIGTSGPAGTDMITGLYSAIADSIPILCITGQAPTAALHKEDFQAVDISSIAKPVTKAATTVLEAAQVPGVFQQAFHLMRTGRPGPVLIDLPIDVQLTEIEFDPELYEPLPVHKPAASRKQIERAVEMLNASERPLLVAGGGILNADASDLLVEFAELTGVPVVPTLMGWGIIADDHELNAGMVGLQTSHRYGNATFLESDFVLGIGNRWANRHTGKLDVYTQGRKFVHVDIEPTQLGKIFAPDLGIASDAKAALELFVEVARELKDAGKLKDRSQWAASAQERKAKLQRRTHFDNVPLKPQRVYEEMNRAFGPETRYVTTIGLSQIAGAQMLHVYRPRHWINAGQAGPLGWTIPAALGVATADPEGSVVALSGDYDFQFMLEELAVGAQHRIPYVHVLVNNSYLGLIRQAQRNFDIDFQVNLEFENINSPELGVYGVDHVKVVEGLGCKAIRVTEPDQLLPAFEEAKKLAAEFRVPVVVEAILERVTNISMSGSDIASVNEFEDIASDPSHAPTAIRPFTSA